The following coding sequences are from one Paenibacillus sp. JDR-2 window:
- a CDS encoding PadR family transcriptional regulator produces the protein MSMKLLILGLLMERDRHPYDIRQTIKQRNWNESFRLRDGSLYYAVDQLRDHALIETAEIVAVPGDNRPDKTIYRITESGKEAFHKLLYEQLSQVSYPQHPVFLALAFIRHGDQGQTEQLLQKQLAACEERIKRMEAVLDLKGTFLPTGSRMMINGIKKFGEAEKEWLLELLELVRSGSLFQGPSWTPEQIEQFLKSHPGPQMPEK, from the coding sequence ATGTCAATGAAGCTGTTAATATTGGGGCTTCTAATGGAACGGGACAGACATCCTTACGATATAAGACAAACGATTAAGCAACGGAATTGGAATGAATCGTTTCGGCTTCGTGACGGTTCCTTGTATTACGCGGTAGACCAGCTGCGGGATCACGCACTGATTGAAACGGCGGAGATTGTAGCGGTTCCGGGCGATAACCGGCCCGACAAGACGATTTACCGGATTACGGAGTCAGGCAAAGAAGCATTCCATAAACTGCTTTATGAACAGCTCAGCCAGGTTTCTTATCCGCAGCATCCCGTTTTCCTCGCGTTGGCTTTCATTCGTCACGGCGATCAGGGGCAGACCGAGCAGCTGCTGCAGAAGCAGCTGGCCGCATGCGAAGAGCGTATTAAACGCATGGAAGCGGTACTGGATTTAAAAGGGACCTTTCTTCCGACCGGCTCCCGAATGATGATTAACGGAATCAAGAAATTCGGAGAGGCGGAGAAGGAGTGGCTGCTGGAACTGCTGGAGCTGGTAAGGAGCGGCAGCCTTTTTCAAGGGCCAAGCTGGACGCCTGAGCAGATCGAGCAGTTTCTCAAGTCCCATCCCGGACCTCAAATGCCGGAAAAATAA